A window from Nitrosopumilus adriaticus encodes these proteins:
- the ilvB gene encoding biosynthetic-type acetolactate synthase large subunit, with protein sequence MNKMESMTGAKALMTAMEKEGVKQVFGLPGGANLPMYDEFSRCDIRHILVRHEQSAAHMADGFGRVSRKPGVCFATSGPGATNILTGIATAQADSAPMVAVTGQVPVAMIGRDAFQESDIIGMANPVVKYAFQPRSAAEVPETVKKGFFIAESGRPGPVLIDIPKDVQTNEAEMVFHDEFKIKGYHPWTDPDIVNVERAIDMLLHSEKPIILAGGGTIISSAFAELQAIAEALMLPVVTTFKGKGAFPENHPLSLGPIGMHGHAEANKMMAEADCVLAIGTRFSDRSVGTFEAFEKRLKIIHMDVDPAEIGKNQTTQVAVVGDVRASLRIMVKLLLQKQIKKTEDNTWIKHVKETKSYWKENLKLHPGEMGAAKLLRKLRELLPKESIVTTEVGQHQMWASLFYDVIQPGTFFSSTGLGTMGWGFPAAIGAKVARPDVPVVDIAGDGSFSMTENSLATAVLEDIPVIVFLLNNSSLGMVAQWQRTFYDRRMNGVEQNHCPDYVKLAESYGAQGIRAQSMDELDKAIKTALSSDVATVIDIPIDPEEDVLPFVAPGTSLSDMILPS encoded by the coding sequence ATGAATAAAATGGAAAGTATGACAGGGGCCAAGGCCTTGATGACGGCTATGGAAAAAGAAGGCGTCAAACAAGTATTTGGTTTGCCTGGAGGAGCAAATCTTCCAATGTATGATGAATTTTCAAGATGCGATATTAGACATATTTTGGTTAGGCATGAACAATCTGCAGCACATATGGCTGATGGTTTTGGCAGAGTTAGCAGAAAACCTGGAGTTTGTTTTGCCACATCCGGTCCTGGTGCTACAAACATCTTAACTGGAATTGCAACAGCCCAAGCAGATTCAGCTCCAATGGTTGCAGTAACTGGACAAGTTCCTGTTGCAATGATTGGACGTGATGCGTTTCAAGAAAGTGATATAATTGGAATGGCAAACCCTGTTGTAAAATATGCATTTCAACCAAGAAGTGCAGCAGAAGTTCCTGAAACTGTAAAAAAAGGATTCTTCATTGCAGAGTCTGGAAGACCTGGACCTGTATTAATTGACATTCCAAAAGATGTTCAAACAAACGAAGCAGAGATGGTTTTCCATGATGAATTTAAAATTAAAGGATATCATCCTTGGACTGATCCTGATATTGTTAATGTTGAAAGAGCAATTGACATGTTACTACATTCAGAAAAGCCAATAATCTTAGCTGGTGGTGGTACTATAATTTCGTCAGCATTTGCAGAATTACAAGCAATAGCTGAAGCATTAATGCTTCCAGTGGTTACAACTTTTAAAGGCAAGGGTGCATTTCCAGAAAATCACCCATTGTCATTGGGGCCAATTGGTATGCATGGACACGCTGAAGCCAATAAAATGATGGCAGAAGCTGATTGTGTTTTGGCAATTGGTACTAGATTCTCAGACAGATCTGTTGGAACATTTGAAGCATTTGAAAAGCGATTAAAAATTATTCATATGGATGTAGACCCAGCAGAGATTGGAAAAAATCAAACAACACAAGTTGCAGTCGTAGGTGATGTCAGAGCATCATTGAGAATCATGGTAAAGTTACTCTTACAAAAACAAATTAAAAAAACAGAAGATAATACTTGGATAAAGCATGTTAAAGAGACTAAATCTTATTGGAAAGAAAACTTGAAACTACATCCAGGTGAAATGGGTGCAGCTAAACTTTTACGAAAACTTAGAGAACTTTTACCTAAAGAATCCATCGTAACAACTGAAGTTGGGCAACACCAAATGTGGGCATCATTATTCTATGATGTAATCCAACCTGGAACTTTCTTTAGTTCTACTGGTCTTGGTACTATGGGTTGGGGATTTCCTGCAGCAATTGGAGCAAAAGTTGCAAGACCTGATGTACCTGTAGTTGACATTGCAGGTGATGGTAGTTTTAGCATGACTGAAAATTCTCTTGCAACTGCAGTGTTGGAAGACATTCCTGTAATTGTATTTCTCTTAAACAATTCATCATTGGGAATGGTTGCCCAATGGCAAAGAACTTTCTATGATAGAAGAATGAATGGAGTTGAACAAAATCATTGTCCAGATTATGTTAAACTAGCAGAATCTTACGGTGCTCAAGGAATACGTGCACAATCAATGGATGAGCTTGACAAAGCAATCAAAACTGCACTTAGCAGTGATGTTGCAACAGTAATTGACATTCCTATTGATCCTGAAGAAGATGTATTGCCATTTGTAGCTCCTGGAACTTCGCTTTCGGATATGATTCTACCATCTTAG
- the ilvN gene encoding acetolactate synthase small subunit, protein MWAILSILVENKPGILFKVTHLFRSRNFNIDSISVGVTENPEYSKMTITTYGDEKQVEQIVKQLDKMIDTVKVEHLDEHKTVYRELSLFKIKLSNASDSMEINKLANAYGGKVHDVKKESIMVELTATPDQIQAFEELAKPFGIIDVARTGVAALQRSGA, encoded by the coding sequence ATGTGGGCAATTCTTTCAATTTTAGTCGAAAACAAACCTGGAATCTTGTTTAAGGTAACCCATCTTTTCCGCTCTAGAAACTTCAATATTGATAGTATCTCTGTAGGTGTTACTGAGAATCCTGAATACTCCAAGATGACTATAACGACTTATGGAGATGAAAAACAAGTAGAGCAAATTGTCAAACAGCTAGACAAAATGATTGACACTGTCAAAGTTGAACACTTGGATGAGCACAAAACAGTATATCGAGAACTTAGTCTTTTTAAGATTAAACTAAGTAATGCTAGTGATAGTATGGAAATTAATAAACTAGCAAATGCATATGGAGGTAAAGTTCATGACGTAAAAAAGGAATCCATTATGGTTGAATTGACTGCAACTCCTGATCAAATTCAAGCATTTGAGGAATTAGCAAAACCATTTGGAATTATTGATGTAGCTCGAACTGGTGTAGCTGCCTTGCAAAGGAGCGGAGCTTGA
- the carA gene encoding glutamine-hydrolyzing carbamoyl-phosphate synthase small subunit, producing MRFLADLSRVTITTKKSNHAKKFGKLIFDDGSVLDGEGFGFSTTVFGEIVFNTGMVGYTEALTDPSYSGQILTLTYPLVGNYGVPDSSIKDTDGIPKFFESDKIQVRGLVVHELSLTASHWNLSMTLDEWLYNEKIPGISGIDTRELTKKIRTGGVMMAALVVSDSEIDVEKIKKQLVSAPSYDSEQFMDDVSTKQEKVYGDENQSVVVIDTGAKNAIIRNIREIGYKVIRLPWDTSYEKIMSYHPKGVVLSSGPGDPQKCPNTIETAKKLIENNIPTLGICLGAQIIGIAGNTDTYKLKYGHRGQNKPCVNLENNQVYVTSQNHGYGITPESLEKSEFNLWFTNADDKTVEGIKHKKQKCIAVQFHPEAAPGPYDCKFVFEELQHLMEEGTSAKE from the coding sequence ATTCGCTTTCTAGCGGACTTATCGAGGGTCACAATTACTACAAAGAAATCAAACCACGCAAAAAAGTTTGGAAAGCTAATTTTTGATGATGGATCTGTTCTTGATGGGGAAGGCTTTGGGTTTTCAACTACTGTTTTCGGTGAAATTGTCTTTAATACTGGAATGGTAGGATATACTGAGGCACTAACTGATCCTTCCTATAGTGGCCAAATTCTTACCCTCACATACCCTCTAGTTGGAAATTATGGAGTCCCTGATTCTTCAATTAAAGACACTGATGGAATCCCAAAATTCTTTGAATCTGACAAAATTCAGGTTCGGGGTTTGGTTGTCCATGAATTATCCTTAACCGCAAGTCATTGGAATCTTTCTATGACTCTTGATGAATGGCTATACAACGAGAAGATTCCTGGAATATCTGGGATTGATACTCGTGAACTGACAAAAAAGATTAGAACAGGTGGAGTGATGATGGCAGCACTGGTTGTATCTGATTCAGAAATTGATGTTGAGAAAATCAAAAAACAACTCGTTTCTGCACCTAGTTATGATTCTGAACAATTTATGGATGATGTATCTACAAAACAAGAAAAAGTCTATGGTGATGAAAATCAATCTGTTGTTGTTATAGATACGGGTGCGAAAAATGCAATTATCAGAAATATTCGAGAAATTGGTTACAAAGTAATACGCCTTCCATGGGACACGTCATATGAAAAAATAATGTCTTATCATCCAAAAGGTGTTGTACTAAGTAGTGGTCCAGGTGATCCGCAAAAATGTCCTAACACAATAGAGACTGCTAAAAAATTAATTGAAAATAATATTCCAACTTTAGGAATTTGTTTAGGTGCTCAAATTATTGGTATTGCAGGAAATACTGATACTTACAAATTAAAGTATGGGCATCGTGGACAAAACAAACCTTGTGTCAATTTAGAAAATAATCAAGTTTATGTGACAAGTCAGAATCATGGATATGGAATAACTCCGGAATCTCTTGAAAAATCTGAATTTAATTTATGGTTTACAAATGCAGACGACAAAACAGTCGAAGGGATAAAACATAAAAAACAAAAATGTATTGCAGTACAATTTCATCCAGAAGCTGCGCCCGGTCCTTATGATTGTAAATTCGTCTTTGAAGAGCTACAACACCTTATGGAGGAAGGAACATCTGCCAAAGAATGA
- a CDS encoding YybH family protein produces the protein MTDNEEIIKVIETLFQAGISKDLEVLKDIHLNDSKFSSFSDLPPYDLKDYQTTIELEELRFVSISDYSYEIKNPKISIFGDTAVVAMELTQKGMLVDNKAFTGEHMTITGRATFVLVKQPTWKIAHIHLSKID, from the coding sequence TTGACAGATAATGAAGAAATCATCAAGGTTATTGAAACTTTATTTCAAGCAGGAATTTCAAAGGATCTAGAAGTTTTAAAAGACATCCACCTAAATGATTCAAAATTTTCTAGTTTCAGTGATTTGCCACCATATGACCTAAAAGATTATCAAACTACAATTGAGCTTGAGGAATTAAGGTTTGTTAGTATATCAGATTATTCTTATGAGATAAAAAATCCAAAAATCAGTATCTTCGGAGATACAGCTGTTGTGGCAATGGAATTAACACAAAAAGGAATGTTGGTAGATAACAAAGCATTTACAGGAGAACACATGACAATTACTGGTCGTGCAACATTTGTACTAGTAAAACAACCAACATGGAAAATTGCACATATTCATCTCTCAAAAATAGATTAA
- a CDS encoding metallophosphoesterase, translating to MPQTRIIQSKPALILEGKKKNLIVTDIHLGFENTLKSNEIFIGKNSSVNETIQELSEIIDSENPDSVILLGDIKSSIKTISRNEWDEVPLFFKEIRNKCDVILIPGNHDANIQKLVPEDISMISSTGMVEENILLTHGHTMPSENFAHIDKIIMGHIHPVFFQKDSIMNGQRVWISLKTDKQKIFPSKSGELEIIIVPSFNRYFYATHKKYYKKSISPIIERLKILSAKIVSLDGVIIGDESIIKQVL from the coding sequence ATGCCACAAACTAGAATCATTCAATCAAAGCCAGCATTAATTTTAGAAGGTAAAAAAAAGAATCTCATAGTAACAGACATTCATTTAGGATTTGAGAATACTTTAAAATCAAACGAGATCTTCATTGGGAAAAATTCATCAGTAAATGAAACAATTCAAGAGTTATCAGAAATCATAGACTCAGAGAATCCAGATTCGGTTATTCTATTGGGAGACATAAAATCAAGTATCAAAACCATATCAAGAAATGAATGGGACGAAGTTCCTTTATTTTTTAAAGAAATCAGAAACAAATGTGATGTAATACTAATTCCAGGCAATCATGATGCAAATATTCAGAAATTAGTCCCAGAAGATATCTCCATGATTAGCTCGACAGGAATGGTTGAAGAAAATATCTTGCTAACACATGGTCATACAATGCCATCTGAGAATTTTGCCCATATTGATAAAATCATAATGGGGCACATTCACCCAGTATTTTTTCAAAAAGATTCAATAATGAATGGGCAAAGAGTTTGGATTTCACTCAAGACAGATAAACAAAAAATATTTCCATCAAAGTCTGGAGAATTAGAGATTATCATCGTTCCATCATTTAATAGATATTTTTATGCCACACACAAAAAATATTACAAAAAATCAATTTCTCCAATCATAGAAAGATTGAAAATTTTATCTGCAAAAATTGTTTCGTTAGACGGAGTGATTATTGGAGATGAATCAATAATTAAACAAGTTTTGTGA
- a CDS encoding 2-isopropylmalate synthase: MNVRIFDTTLRDGEQTIGVSLSPDQKLAIAKKLDELGVDAIEAGFPVISEGELKAVKMITSEGLSCEIAGLTRTIKKDIDAAIDAGLNYIHTFIATSDIHLEHKLKMTRDQALEKAIEAVEYGKSRGLQVEFSAEDASRTEREFLKKVFGEVAKAGADRVNIPDTVGYSTPEYMAEITRDTVEVTKLPVSVHCHNDFGLAVANSLAGIHAGASCAHVTINGIGERAGNASLEELSMALKCLPYDQKYETNIKSELIYETSRFISKTVGIIVQPNKAIVGANAFGHESGIHTHGVLSNPLTYEPISPELVGRKRWLQVGKHAGVHGMNAMLAEYGVKPTDEQSKQILEKVKVLGDQGKQITDVELLSIASDVLGEKDLKRIVQLSGFSVSTGIGTMPYAFVKLNIDGQDHIGTDYGVGPVDAALNAIQKITGKISEIRIKDYGLASISGGSSALCEVTVKVEDALGNKVSAKSVGEDIVTTSVKAVIDAINRIMLKKMLQEKQVN, translated from the coding sequence TTGAACGTTAGAATATTTGATACCACTTTAAGAGATGGAGAGCAAACAATTGGTGTATCATTATCGCCAGATCAAAAATTAGCAATAGCAAAAAAACTTGATGAATTAGGCGTTGATGCAATTGAAGCTGGCTTTCCAGTTATTTCAGAAGGAGAATTAAAAGCAGTTAAGATGATAACTAGTGAAGGATTATCTTGTGAGATTGCAGGATTAACAAGGACCATAAAAAAAGATATTGACGCTGCAATTGATGCTGGATTAAATTACATTCATACCTTCATTGCAACATCTGACATTCACTTGGAGCATAAACTCAAAATGACAAGAGATCAAGCCCTTGAAAAAGCAATTGAAGCTGTAGAGTATGGTAAATCACGTGGTCTTCAAGTAGAGTTTTCAGCTGAAGATGCTTCAAGAACAGAAAGAGAGTTTTTAAAAAAAGTGTTTGGTGAAGTGGCAAAGGCAGGAGCTGATAGAGTTAACATTCCTGACACTGTAGGATATTCTACTCCTGAATACATGGCAGAAATTACTAGAGATACAGTAGAGGTCACAAAACTTCCAGTAAGTGTTCATTGTCATAATGATTTTGGACTAGCTGTTGCAAACTCATTAGCTGGAATTCATGCAGGAGCATCATGTGCTCATGTAACAATTAATGGAATTGGTGAACGTGCAGGAAATGCATCCCTAGAAGAACTTTCTATGGCATTGAAATGTTTGCCATATGATCAAAAATATGAAACCAATATCAAATCTGAATTAATTTACGAAACATCGAGATTTATCTCAAAGACTGTTGGAATCATAGTTCAGCCAAACAAAGCAATTGTTGGCGCTAATGCATTTGGTCATGAATCAGGCATTCACACACATGGTGTTTTGAGTAATCCTCTAACCTACGAGCCTATAAGCCCTGAATTAGTTGGACGAAAAAGATGGCTTCAAGTTGGAAAACATGCAGGAGTTCATGGAATGAATGCAATGCTTGCAGAATATGGCGTTAAACCAACTGATGAGCAATCAAAACAAATCCTAGAGAAAGTCAAAGTGTTAGGTGACCAAGGAAAACAAATCACTGATGTGGAGTTACTTTCGATTGCAAGTGATGTTTTGGGAGAAAAGGATCTCAAAAGAATTGTTCAATTAAGTGGATTCTCAGTATCAACAGGTATTGGAACGATGCCTTATGCATTTGTAAAATTAAACATTGATGGTCAGGATCATATAGGAACTGATTATGGGGTGGGCCCAGTAGATGCTGCCCTAAACGCTATCCAAAAGATTACTGGAAAGATTTCGGAGATTAGAATCAAAGATTATGGATTAGCTTCTATTTCTGGTGGTTCCTCTGCGTTATGTGAAGTAACAGTAAAGGTTGAAGATGCTCTTGGGAATAAAGTATCTGCAAAATCAGTCGGTGAGGATATTGTTACTACTTCTGTAAAGGCAGTAATTGATGCAATCAATCGAATCATGCTCAAAAAGATGCTTCAAGAAAAGCAAGTCAACTAA
- the lsrF gene encoding 3-hydroxy-5-phosphonooxypentane-2,4-dione thiolase, translating into MDWGLKNRISSIIKPQNNRALMLAVDHGYFLGPTEKLENPTKVIAPLLKHCDSLMVTRGVQRACVSPTTDTPMVLRVSGGSSIIGEDLSQEDITVSIEDAIRLNASALAMSIFVGSKYEYQTIANLGKLVSEAEKYGLPVLAVTAVGKELGKDARYLSLACRVAAEQGAHIVKTYYCDNFEKVVQSCPVPIIVAGGKKIPERDALQLTYNAIKGGAVGVDMGRNIWQSEHPVSMIKAVRAIVHGNQNVDQAFKLYKKLVSEESKKKV; encoded by the coding sequence TTGGATTGGGGATTAAAAAACAGAATTTCTAGTATTATTAAACCACAAAATAACCGTGCATTAATGTTGGCAGTAGACCATGGATATTTTCTTGGGCCTACTGAAAAATTAGAGAACCCAACAAAGGTAATCGCACCACTTTTGAAACATTGTGACTCTTTAATGGTTACAAGAGGAGTTCAAAGAGCATGTGTTTCGCCAACAACTGATACTCCTATGGTGTTGAGAGTATCTGGTGGCTCCAGTATAATTGGGGAAGATCTTTCTCAGGAAGACATTACTGTATCCATTGAAGATGCAATCCGATTAAATGCAAGTGCTCTTGCAATGTCTATTTTTGTTGGCTCAAAATATGAATATCAAACAATTGCCAATCTTGGAAAATTAGTTAGTGAGGCCGAAAAATATGGACTTCCAGTTTTAGCCGTTACTGCTGTTGGAAAAGAACTTGGTAAAGATGCTAGGTACCTTTCTTTGGCATGTAGAGTTGCCGCTGAACAAGGAGCACATATTGTAAAAACTTACTATTGTGATAATTTCGAAAAAGTAGTTCAATCATGTCCAGTTCCAATAATTGTTGCAGGTGGGAAAAAAATTCCAGAACGTGATGCATTACAACTAACATACAATGCCATCAAAGGTGGTGCAGTTGGTGTTGATATGGGTAGAAATATCTGGCAATCAGAGCATCCAGTATCTATGATTAAAGCTGTTAGAGCAATTGTGCATGGAAATCAAAATGTTGATCAAGCTTTCAAACTTTATAAAAAATTAGTTAGTGAAGAATCTAAAAAAAAAGTCTAA
- a CDS encoding isocitrate/isopropylmalate dehydrogenase family protein, producing MYKISLITGDGIGPELSESAVSILNRINEKFDLKFEIIKLSAGDKALAETGKALPDETLDAIKQSDACLKAPVGESAADVIVVLRRMLDLYANIRPAKSYPHMPALRDGIDMVIVRENTEDLYTGKEFSLGNSAVALRIISEDASQRIAKYAFETATQRNSMKKVTCVHKSNVMRITDGLFAKACTEVSKNYPNIAFEEMYVDACAMNLIRQPEKFDVIVTTNLFGDILSDESSQVVGGLGMAPAANIGDDFALFEPVHGAAFDIAGKNIANPSSFLLSIKMMLDWLGNKHNDSKCIEVGQKLESTIFDLVKSGVKTKDIGGEMSTSEFTKHITDNI from the coding sequence ATGTATAAAATTTCATTAATTACTGGGGATGGTATTGGTCCTGAATTGTCTGAATCTGCAGTCTCAATATTAAACAGAATTAATGAAAAATTTGATTTAAAATTTGAAATAATAAAATTATCTGCCGGAGACAAGGCTCTTGCTGAAACTGGTAAAGCATTACCTGATGAGACCCTTGATGCAATTAAACAATCAGACGCATGCTTGAAGGCTCCTGTTGGTGAGAGTGCAGCTGATGTGATTGTAGTATTGAGGCGAATGCTTGATCTCTATGCAAATATACGACCTGCAAAATCCTATCCACACATGCCTGCACTTCGTGATGGTATTGATATGGTGATAGTTAGGGAAAACACCGAGGATCTTTACACTGGTAAAGAATTTAGTTTAGGAAATTCTGCTGTTGCATTGAGAATAATTTCAGAGGATGCATCACAGCGAATTGCAAAATATGCCTTTGAAACTGCAACACAACGAAATTCCATGAAAAAAGTAACGTGCGTTCATAAATCAAATGTAATGCGAATAACTGATGGATTATTTGCAAAAGCATGCACAGAAGTATCAAAAAATTATCCTAATATTGCATTTGAAGAAATGTATGTGGATGCATGCGCTATGAATTTAATTCGTCAACCAGAAAAATTTGATGTTATAGTTACAACTAATTTATTTGGAGATATTTTGTCTGATGAATCTTCTCAGGTTGTGGGAGGATTGGGGATGGCACCGGCTGCTAACATTGGTGATGACTTTGCTTTGTTTGAGCCTGTTCATGGAGCTGCATTTGATATTGCAGGAAAAAATATTGCAAATCCTTCTTCTTTTCTACTATCAATTAAAATGATGTTGGATTGGTTAGGTAACAAACATAACGATTCAAAATGTATTGAAGTTGGACAAAAATTAGAATCAACTATCTTTGATTTGGTAAAATCTGGTGTAAAAACTAAAGACATTGGTGGTGAAATGTCTACTTCTGAATTTACTAAACATATTACGGATAACATCTAA
- a CDS encoding zinc-dependent dehydrogenase, producing the protein MKTAFVKGPSVISVDDTEKPSIGDGDVLVQMSACGICGSDLEKVFGQYGQPSMRLGHEPSGIILDVGSNVSEFKKGDRVFTHHHVPCYDCHLCNHGNETMCQKYYETNLSPCGLSEQYVVPAWNVSHGGILKISDSLSFEEAAMIEPLACCVRAWKKFLFHEGDSAAIFGVGPTGMMHVMLAHVKKFSKIFCFDVNNFRLDFAKKFNITDSINSLDENRKQKILDGTEGRGVDVAIVATSSLKALEDAIDMVRKGGYVMMFGVPSKGAQLNLEMSKIYSKEITLVTSYAASDKDTKEALDLIESSKIDVKQLITHTYPITESQKAFDHARTGENSMKIIITK; encoded by the coding sequence ATGAAAACTGCATTTGTCAAAGGACCATCCGTTATTTCTGTTGATGACACTGAAAAACCGTCAATTGGTGATGGTGATGTTTTAGTTCAGATGAGTGCTTGTGGAATATGCGGTTCAGATTTAGAAAAAGTTTTTGGCCAATATGGCCAACCATCTATGCGTTTAGGTCATGAACCATCCGGAATTATTTTAGATGTTGGTTCTAATGTCTCTGAATTTAAAAAAGGAGATCGTGTTTTTACTCATCATCATGTTCCCTGCTATGATTGCCATTTATGCAATCATGGAAATGAAACCATGTGCCAAAAATACTATGAAACAAATCTCTCTCCATGTGGATTGTCAGAACAATATGTAGTACCTGCATGGAATGTATCTCATGGTGGAATTTTAAAAATATCTGATTCGTTAAGTTTTGAAGAAGCTGCAATGATTGAACCTTTGGCTTGCTGTGTTAGGGCATGGAAGAAATTTCTCTTTCATGAGGGTGATTCTGCAGCAATTTTTGGAGTAGGGCCAACTGGAATGATGCACGTTATGCTTGCACATGTGAAAAAATTCTCAAAAATATTCTGCTTTGATGTGAATAATTTTAGATTAGACTTTGCCAAAAAATTCAATATTACTGATTCAATTAACTCTCTGGATGAAAACAGAAAACAAAAAATTTTGGATGGAACAGAAGGGAGAGGCGTAGATGTAGCAATTGTTGCTACTAGTAGCCTTAAAGCATTGGAGGACGCAATAGATATGGTCCGAAAAGGTGGATATGTAATGATGTTCGGGGTTCCATCAAAAGGTGCACAACTAAATTTGGAAATGAGTAAAATCTATTCCAAAGAAATAACACTTGTAACAAGCTATGCTGCTTCAGATAAGGATACCAAAGAAGCACTTGATTTAATTGAATCTTCAAAAATTGATGTTAAGCAACTAATTACTCATACTTATCCTATCACTGAATCTCAAAAGGCTTTTGATCATGCACGTACTGGTGAGAATTCCATGAAAATAATCATTACTAAATAA
- a CDS encoding V-type ATP synthase subunit F, with the protein MKIFTVGSKSFVTSFQLAGVPGIISETPQNALDEIKKLTDDSDVGLVLVSDDITEPINDELTALRAKKSTLVFALPATGSEKTEVDYRVMLKKILGV; encoded by the coding sequence GTGAAAATCTTCACTGTCGGCAGCAAATCGTTTGTTACTAGTTTCCAATTAGCAGGAGTTCCGGGAATTATCTCTGAAACTCCTCAAAATGCTCTGGATGAAATAAAGAAACTTACTGATGATTCAGATGTTGGTTTGGTATTGGTAAGTGATGACATTACTGAACCAATTAATGATGAATTAACAGCATTAAGGGCAAAAAAATCTACTTTGGTTTTTGCATTACCTGCAACTGGAAGTGAAAAAACAGAAGTTGATTATAGAGTTATGCTCAAAAAGATTCTCGGCGTTTGA
- a CDS encoding AAA family ATPase: MSLAPQELENTASKYASEAIKFDSQGARGMAITHYQHAIDSLVKLLQLYPTSKLNQIYKDRCNSYHNRINALQQAHGVEPAVDPKASEDEQKKSVQRQEDENDFEDLLMKEKPDVTWDQVIGLDDAKSALRESIVYPTKRPDLFPLGWPKGMLLYGPPGTGKTMLAAATANEMDGYFINVDASSMMSKWLGEAEKNVSKLFSMARQYAEKEGKPVILFVDEVDSLLGSRNSEVGGEVRTKNQFLTEMDGVNGKGKQLMLYVIGATNKPWSLDWPFLRRFQKRIYVSLPTQEARENLFAQYTEPLSKNYKVNNSELAKLFDGYSASDIKDVCQAAQIKTVHEIFNAPDYHEPVEGEEPVKPRELTTSDFKDIMSRRKPSVSLEMIRAYHKWSEEFQAL, from the coding sequence ATGAGTTTAGCCCCCCAAGAATTAGAAAATACTGCAAGCAAATATGCTTCAGAAGCAATCAAATTTGATTCCCAAGGCGCACGAGGAATGGCAATCACACATTATCAGCATGCCATTGACTCTTTGGTAAAACTACTACAACTGTATCCTACAAGCAAACTGAATCAAATTTACAAAGACCGATGTAACTCTTATCATAATAGAATCAATGCATTACAACAGGCTCATGGTGTAGAGCCTGCAGTAGATCCTAAAGCATCTGAAGACGAACAAAAGAAATCTGTTCAGAGACAAGAAGATGAAAATGACTTTGAAGATCTTTTAATGAAAGAAAAACCTGATGTCACTTGGGACCAAGTAATAGGATTGGATGATGCAAAAAGTGCTTTACGTGAATCAATTGTTTATCCTACAAAGAGACCTGATTTATTCCCATTAGGTTGGCCAAAAGGAATGTTGCTTTACGGTCCACCAGGTACTGGTAAAACAATGCTTGCAGCAGCAACTGCAAATGAGATGGATGGTTACTTTATCAATGTGGATGCATCTTCTATGATGAGTAAATGGTTAGGTGAAGCAGAAAAAAATGTTTCAAAATTATTTTCTATGGCAAGGCAATATGCTGAAAAAGAAGGGAAACCTGTAATTTTATTTGTAGATGAAGTTGACTCTTTACTTGGATCTCGAAATAGTGAAGTTGGAGGAGAGGTTAGAACCAAAAACCAATTCTTAACTGAGATGGATGGTGTTAATGGTAAAGGCAAACAACTAATGTTGTATGTGATTGGGGCAACAAACAAACCCTGGAGTCTTGATTGGCCATTCCTTCGAAGATTCCAAAAAAGAATCTATGTTTCTCTTCCAACACAAGAAGCAAGAGAGAATCTATTTGCACAATACACTGAGCCCCTAAGTAAAAACTACAAAGTAAATAATTCTGAATTGGCAAAACTATTTGATGGTTACAGTGCCAGCGATATTAAAGACGTATGCCAAGCTGCTCAAATTAAAACAGTACATGAAATTTTTAATGCTCCTGATTATCATGAACCAGTTGAGGGTGAAGAACCAGTAAAACCAAGAGAGCTTACCACGTCTGATTTCAAAGATATTATGTCGAGAAGAAAACCAAGTGTTTCACTTGAAATGATTCGTGCATACCACAAGTGGAGCGAAGAGTTCCAAGCACTTTAG